In a genomic window of Mycolicibacterium neoaurum VKM Ac-1815D:
- the culp6 gene encoding carboxylesterase Culp6: MANNSRRKRHRILALAAAAAVAVLVAVVVAGVVVWLRQPDTPPLATPGQPTDVPTAVPPTGKPRPEFQDASCPDVQLVSIPGTWESSRQLDPLNPVQFPIALLLNVTNPLRAEFGTDRVEIYTVPYTAQFHNPFSADGQMSYNDSRAEGKDAAVRAITDMNNRCPLTSYVLVGFSQGAVIAGDLASDIGNGRGPVDQDLVLGVTLIADGRRQEGVGQNLQPNAPGQGAEITLHEVPMLAAMGLAMTGPRDGGFGELDNRTYQICANGDLICAAPESAFSIANLPATINALLGSTAGPVHALYNTPQFWQMDGRTSTQWTLGWARDLLQNAPEPKHG, translated from the coding sequence ATGGCCAACAACAGCCGACGCAAGCGGCACCGCATCCTGGCCCTGGCTGCCGCGGCGGCGGTCGCAGTCCTGGTGGCGGTCGTGGTCGCCGGTGTCGTGGTGTGGCTGCGCCAGCCGGATACTCCGCCGCTGGCCACCCCGGGGCAGCCGACCGATGTGCCGACCGCGGTACCGCCGACCGGCAAGCCGCGGCCGGAGTTCCAGGATGCGAGCTGCCCGGATGTCCAGTTGGTGTCGATACCCGGTACCTGGGAGTCGTCACGTCAGCTCGATCCGCTCAACCCGGTGCAGTTCCCGATCGCGCTGCTGCTGAATGTCACCAACCCGCTGCGCGCCGAGTTCGGCACCGACCGCGTCGAGATCTATACGGTCCCCTACACCGCTCAGTTCCACAATCCGTTCTCGGCGGACGGTCAGATGTCCTACAACGACAGCCGCGCCGAGGGTAAGGACGCCGCGGTGCGGGCGATCACCGATATGAACAATCGCTGCCCGCTGACCAGCTACGTCCTGGTCGGCTTTTCCCAGGGCGCGGTGATCGCCGGCGATCTGGCCAGCGATATCGGCAACGGCCGCGGGCCGGTCGACCAGGATCTGGTGCTCGGGGTGACGCTGATCGCCGACGGCCGCCGCCAGGAGGGGGTCGGGCAGAACCTGCAGCCCAACGCCCCGGGCCAGGGTGCCGAGATCACCCTGCACGAGGTGCCGATGCTCGCGGCGATGGGCCTGGCGATGACCGGGCCGCGCGACGGTGGATTCGGGGAGTTGGACAACCGGACCTATCAGATCTGCGCCAACGGCGACCTGATCTGCGCGGCACCGGAATCCGCGTTCTCGATCGCGAACCTGCCTGCGACGATCAACGCCCTGCTCGGAAGCACGGCGGGGCCTGTACACGCGCTGTACAACACCCCTCAGTTCTGGCAGATGGACGGTAGGACTTCTACCCAGTGGACGCTGGGCTGGGCACGCGATCTGTTGCAGAACGCGCCGGAGCCCAAGCACGGTTGA
- a CDS encoding acyl-CoA carboxylase subunit beta, whose protein sequence is MTETPVQPKTATTAEKLAELREKLELAKDPGDEKAKARRDKKGIPSARARIHALLDPGSFLEIGALARTPGDPNAFYGDGVVTGHGTIDGRPVGVFSHDQTVFQGSVGEMFGRKVAKLMEWVAMVGCPIIGINDSAGARIQDTATSLAWYAELGRRHEMLRGLVPEISLIFGKCAGGAVYSPIQTDLVVAVRDQGYMFITGPDVIKDVTGEDVTFDELGGADVQARRGNIHKVVESEAAAYQYVRDYLSFLPANHFDDAPIVNPGLEPEITAHDLELDTIVPDSDNMGYDMHEILLRIFDDGDVFEISDQRSPSMITAFARVDGRPVGVIANQPMHMSGAVGNEASDKAAGFIRFCDSFNLPLVFVVDTPGAMPGVAEEEGGIIKRGGRFFNAIVEADVPKVTIIVRKAYGGGYAVMGSKQLSADLNFAWPTARIAVIGAEGAAQLLVKRFPDPTAPEVQKIRADFIEGYNLNLATPWIAAERGYIDGVIEPHETRLLIRKSLRLLRDKQPVKKVLRKHGLTPL, encoded by the coding sequence GTGACGGAAACTCCCGTACAGCCGAAGACCGCGACCACAGCGGAGAAACTGGCCGAGCTGCGCGAAAAGCTGGAGCTGGCCAAGGATCCCGGTGACGAGAAGGCCAAGGCACGGCGCGACAAAAAGGGCATCCCCAGTGCCCGCGCGCGCATCCACGCGCTGCTGGATCCGGGCAGCTTCCTGGAGATCGGTGCGCTGGCCCGCACACCCGGCGACCCGAACGCCTTCTACGGCGACGGTGTGGTGACCGGACACGGCACCATCGACGGCAGGCCGGTCGGTGTGTTCAGTCATGACCAGACGGTCTTCCAGGGCTCGGTCGGCGAGATGTTCGGCCGCAAGGTGGCCAAGCTGATGGAGTGGGTGGCCATGGTCGGGTGCCCGATCATCGGTATCAACGACTCGGCCGGCGCGCGCATCCAGGACACCGCGACGTCGTTGGCCTGGTACGCCGAACTGGGCCGGCGCCACGAGATGCTGCGCGGCCTGGTGCCCGAGATCTCGCTGATCTTCGGCAAGTGCGCCGGCGGTGCGGTGTACTCGCCGATCCAGACCGATCTCGTTGTGGCCGTGCGTGATCAGGGCTACATGTTCATCACCGGTCCCGATGTGATCAAGGACGTCACCGGCGAGGACGTCACCTTCGACGAGCTCGGCGGCGCCGATGTGCAGGCCCGGCGCGGCAACATCCACAAGGTGGTCGAGTCCGAAGCCGCGGCCTACCAGTACGTCCGGGATTACCTGAGCTTCCTGCCTGCCAACCACTTCGATGATGCGCCGATCGTCAATCCGGGTCTGGAGCCCGAGATCACCGCGCACGACCTCGAACTCGACACCATCGTGCCGGACTCGGACAACATGGGTTACGACATGCACGAGATCCTGCTCCGGATCTTCGACGACGGTGACGTCTTCGAGATCTCCGATCAGCGCAGCCCCTCGATGATCACCGCGTTCGCCCGCGTCGACGGCCGCCCGGTCGGCGTGATCGCCAACCAGCCGATGCACATGTCGGGCGCGGTCGGCAACGAGGCGTCGGACAAGGCGGCCGGTTTCATCAGGTTCTGCGACTCGTTCAACCTGCCGCTGGTGTTCGTCGTCGACACCCCGGGTGCCATGCCCGGCGTCGCCGAGGAGGAGGGCGGCATCATCAAACGCGGTGGCCGTTTCTTCAACGCCATCGTCGAGGCCGATGTGCCCAAGGTGACCATCATCGTGCGCAAGGCCTACGGCGGCGGTTACGCCGTGATGGGCTCCAAGCAGCTCTCCGCGGACCTCAACTTCGCTTGGCCGACCGCCCGCATCGCCGTGATCGGCGCCGAGGGTGCGGCCCAGTTGTTGGTGAAGCGGTTCCCGGATCCGACCGCGCCCGAGGTGCAGAAGATCCGCGCCGACTTCATCGAGGGTTACAACCTGAACCTGGCGACGCCGTGGATCGCGGCCGAACGCGGCTATATCGACGGTGTCATCGAACCGCACGAGACTCGGCTGCTGATCCGTAAGTCGCTGCGGCTGCTGCGCGACAAGCAGCCCGTGAAAAAGGTGCTCCGCAAGCACGGTCTGACCCCGCTGTAA
- a CDS encoding esterase family protein, whose amino-acid sequence MRLQALAYAVLMALGLWTVSATTEPAARADGVEYLMVPSAAMGRAIPVAFQGGGPHAVFLLDAFNAAPDVSNWVTAGNAMNTLAGKGISVAAPAGGAWSLYTNWEQDGSKQWETFLATELPDWLAANKGLAPSGHGVVGASQGGTGALMLATFHPDRFRYAGSLSGFLTPSRTFENGAITAGMAQYGGVDTQRMWGPVQFGRWKWHDPDVHAQLLVDNNTRLWVFSPQTTTCSDPVAMINDCAQAQGSNRTFYSHYRAIGGRNGHFDFPVDGQHDWGSWAGQLAALSGDLAAAIR is encoded by the coding sequence ATGAGGCTGCAGGCTCTTGCGTATGCGGTGCTGATGGCGCTGGGCCTGTGGACGGTGTCGGCAACGACGGAACCGGCCGCGCGTGCCGACGGCGTCGAGTACCTGATGGTTCCCTCCGCGGCCATGGGCCGAGCCATCCCGGTGGCATTTCAGGGCGGCGGGCCGCATGCGGTCTTCCTGCTCGATGCCTTCAACGCCGCACCCGATGTCAGCAACTGGGTGACCGCGGGCAACGCGATGAACACCCTGGCGGGCAAGGGCATCTCGGTGGCCGCTCCGGCCGGTGGGGCCTGGAGCCTCTACACCAACTGGGAGCAGGACGGTTCCAAGCAGTGGGAGACCTTCCTGGCCACCGAGCTGCCGGACTGGCTGGCCGCCAACAAGGGACTGGCCCCCAGTGGGCACGGTGTCGTCGGCGCCTCGCAGGGCGGTACCGGTGCGCTGATGCTGGCCACCTTCCACCCGGACCGGTTCCGCTATGCCGGCTCGCTCTCGGGTTTCCTGACCCCCTCGCGCACCTTCGAGAACGGCGCAATCACCGCAGGGATGGCGCAGTACGGCGGGGTGGACACCCAGCGGATGTGGGGTCCGGTGCAGTTCGGCCGGTGGAAGTGGCATGACCCGGATGTGCACGCCCAGCTGTTGGTGGACAACAACACCCGGCTGTGGGTCTTCAGCCCGCAGACCACGACCTGCAGCGACCCGGTCGCGATGATCAACGATTGCGCGCAGGCCCAAGGCAGCAACCGCACCTTCTACTCCCACTACCGCGCCATCGGCGGACGCAACGGGCATTTCGACTTCCCGGTCGACGGCCAGCACGACTGGGGTAGCTGGGCCGGTCAGCTCGCGGCCCTGTCCGGTGACCTGGCAGCGGCCATCCGCTGA
- the fadD32 gene encoding long-chain-fatty-acid--AMP ligase FadD32, giving the protein MPFHNPFIKNGQIKFPESASVVAHVERWAKVRGDKLAYRFLDFSTERDGVARELTWSQFSARNRAVAARLQQVTAEGDRVAILSPQNLNYLVAMYGAIYAGRIAVPLFDPSEPGHVGRLHAVLDDCKPSAILTTTDAAEGVRKFFRTRPANQRPRVIAVDAVPDDVAATWERRDVSNDTVAYLQYTSGSTRIPTGVQITHLNLATNIVQIIEALEGEEGDRGLSWLPFFHDMGLITALLAPMIGHHFTFMTPAAFVRRPARWIREMARKPDDTGGVISVAPNFAFDHAAARGLPKDGEPPLDLSNVKAVLNGSEPISAATVRRFNEAFGPYGFPAKAIKPSYGLAEATLFVSTTPAAEEPKIINVDRDALNTGTIVEVDADSPKAVAQASAGKVGVSEWAVIVDAESATELPDGQIGEIWISGQNMGTGYWGKPEATVETFQNTLKSRTTPSHAEGAADDATWVRTGDYGAFYDGDLYITGRVKDLVIIDGRNHYPQDLEYSAQEASKAVRTGFAAAFSVPANQLPAEVFDDTHAGLKFDAEDSSEQLVIVAERAAGSHKMELGPVIDDIRAAIAVRHGVTVRDVLLTPAGAIPRTSSGKIGRRACRAAYLDGSLRSGKIANDFPDETD; this is encoded by the coding sequence ATGCCGTTTCACAATCCGTTCATCAAGAACGGACAGATCAAGTTCCCTGAGAGCGCCAGTGTCGTCGCCCACGTCGAGCGCTGGGCGAAGGTCCGCGGTGACAAGCTGGCCTATCGCTTCCTGGACTTCTCCACCGAGCGCGACGGTGTGGCGCGTGAGCTGACCTGGTCGCAGTTCAGCGCCCGCAACAGGGCAGTTGCCGCGCGCCTGCAGCAGGTCACCGCCGAGGGCGACCGGGTCGCCATCCTCAGCCCGCAGAACCTCAACTACCTGGTCGCCATGTACGGCGCCATCTACGCCGGCCGTATCGCGGTGCCGCTGTTCGATCCTTCCGAGCCCGGTCACGTCGGCCGGTTGCATGCCGTGCTCGACGACTGCAAGCCCTCGGCGATCCTGACCACCACCGATGCCGCCGAGGGTGTGCGCAAGTTCTTCCGCACCCGTCCGGCCAACCAGCGACCCCGCGTCATCGCCGTCGATGCGGTGCCCGACGATGTGGCCGCCACCTGGGAGCGCCGCGACGTGTCCAACGACACCGTGGCCTACCTGCAGTACACCTCGGGCTCCACCCGCATCCCGACCGGTGTGCAGATCACCCACCTCAACCTGGCCACCAACATCGTCCAGATCATCGAGGCGCTGGAGGGCGAGGAGGGGGACCGCGGCTTGTCCTGGCTGCCGTTCTTCCACGACATGGGCCTGATCACCGCGCTGCTGGCGCCGATGATCGGCCACCACTTCACCTTCATGACCCCGGCCGCGTTCGTGCGACGGCCCGCCCGCTGGATCCGGGAGATGGCACGTAAGCCCGATGACACCGGTGGCGTCATCTCGGTGGCCCCGAACTTTGCCTTCGACCATGCCGCCGCGCGTGGGCTGCCCAAGGACGGCGAGCCGCCGCTGGACCTGTCCAACGTCAAGGCTGTCCTCAACGGCAGTGAGCCGATCTCGGCGGCGACCGTGCGTCGCTTCAACGAGGCGTTCGGTCCGTACGGTTTCCCGGCCAAGGCCATCAAACCGTCCTACGGTCTGGCCGAGGCGACGCTGTTCGTGTCCACCACCCCGGCCGCCGAAGAGCCCAAGATCATCAACGTGGACCGCGACGCGCTCAACACGGGCACCATCGTCGAGGTCGACGCCGATTCGCCCAAGGCGGTCGCGCAGGCCTCGGCAGGCAAGGTCGGTGTCTCCGAGTGGGCGGTGATCGTCGATGCCGAGTCCGCGACCGAGCTGCCCGACGGCCAGATCGGTGAGATCTGGATCAGCGGCCAGAACATGGGCACCGGCTACTGGGGTAAGCCCGAGGCCACCGTCGAGACATTCCAGAACACGCTGAAATCGCGGACCACCCCGTCGCATGCCGAGGGCGCCGCCGATGACGCCACCTGGGTGCGCACCGGCGACTACGGCGCCTTCTACGACGGCGACCTCTACATCACCGGCCGCGTCAAGGATCTGGTCATCATCGACGGCCGCAACCACTACCCGCAGGATCTGGAGTACTCCGCACAGGAGGCCTCCAAGGCGGTGCGCACCGGTTTCGCCGCGGCGTTCTCGGTGCCGGCCAACCAGTTGCCCGCCGAGGTCTTCGACGACACCCACGCAGGTCTGAAGTTCGACGCCGAGGACAGCTCCGAGCAGCTGGTCATCGTCGCCGAGCGGGCGGCCGGCTCGCACAAGATGGAGCTCGGACCGGTGATCGACGACATCCGCGCCGCCATCGCGGTGCGCCACGGTGTCACCGTCCGCGATGTCCTGCTCACCCCCGCCGGTGCCATCCCGCGTACCTCCAGCGGCAAGATCGGCCGACGTGCCTGCCGCGCCGCATATCTCGATGGCAGCCTGCGCAGCGGCAAGATCGCCAACGATTTCCCCGACGAGACGGACTGA
- the pks13 gene encoding polyketide synthase Pks13 (Pks13 is a key enzyme in mycolic acid biosynthesis.): MTEAQDNSQTDGNLPEVSGSASDAVAPARGDMTVAEMRAWLRNWVANATGQPADSINESAPVVELGLSSRDAVAMASDIEDLTGVTLTATVVFRNPTIEALATVIVEGEPEPVVDNDEDWTRAPGVEDIAIVGLATRFPGDMNSAEAMWAALLEGRDASSDLPEGRWSEFLGEPRIAERVAKAHTRGGYLSDIKGFDSEFFALSKMEADNIDPQQRMALELTWEALEHARIPASSLRGGEVGVYVGSSNNDYMFLAVADPTTAHPYAITGTTSSIIANRVSYFYDFRGPSESIDTACSSSLVAAHQGVRALRSGEIDVAIVGGVNAMVTPLVTIGFDEVGGVLAPDGRCKSFSSDANGYARSEGGGMLVLKRVSDARRDGDEIIAVIAGSAVNHDGRSNGMLAPNPDAQEAVLRKAYKDAGINPRDVDYIEAHGTGTILGDPIEADALGRVVGRGRADDKPALLGAVKSNVGHLESAAGAASLAKAALSLQHDKLPPSINYAGPNPYIDFDKEHLKVNDTVSDWPRYSGHAIAGVSGFGFGGANAHLVLREVLASDLVEPEPESPVAEDESSAAPDAADQLNLSGRRMDEYGEFVEDEPEYPSYDDDNYELPGLTEEAQRLIEEGRAALAAAEPARPVVPLFVSGFLTSRKRSTAAELADWIDSEAGRASSLESIGRSLSRRNHGRSRAVVLAHDHDEAVKGLRALADGKQSPLVLAADGPVTNGPVWVFAGFGAQHRKMGKDLYLRDEVFAEWINKVDALIQDERGYSIVELILDDAIDYTAETCEYPIEVVQTVIFALQIGLGELLRHHGATPGAVVGQSLGEAAAAYFSGGLSLADATRTICSRAHLMGEGEAMLFGEYIRLMALVEYSAEEITTVFSDFPGLEVCVYAAPTQTVIGGPPEQIDAIIERAESEGKFARKLQTKGASHTQQMDPLLGELSAEIQGIEARPLQTGYFSTVHEGQFVRAGAEPIHDVEYWKKGLRHSVYFTHGIRNAVDNGYTTFLELAPNPVALMQVGLTTASAGLHDAQLIATLARKQDEVDSMTTALAHLYVYGHNMDPRSLFPRRSRGLAGALDFADIPLTRFKRKEHWLDARFTGDSSVVAPGTHVATPDGRHVWEYAPSGAADLAGLVKAAATQVLPDAVLTAAEQRAVPADNARLVTTLTRHPGGASVQVHARIEESFTLVYDAIVSRGGQQTALPTAVGVGTVAEIAAAAPVPVEEPEENSPAFEADNLTAGANLGSDFAKWNPESGETVGQRLGTIVGSAMGYEPEDLPWEVPLIELGLDSLMAVRIKNRVEYDFDMPPIQLTAVRDANLYAVEKLIQYAIEHRDEVSALAEAQKGQSAEEIAAAQAELMGGATTVAELEAKLAESGHPLGDTEKETTESLAEVGIEIPPPTSDGAGISAPISDVADIPAPPTDPSGPKKATAAAAAAKVLTQEAVTEALGADVPPRDAAERVTFATWAIVTGKSPGGIFNELPDVDEATAAKMSARLTERAEGPISVEQVRSAKTIEELATHVRDQLEDGLVDGFVRTLRPPTDGSKALPLFVFHPAGGSTVVYEPLIKRLPADIPVYGIERVEGSIEERAAEYVPKLLELHDGPFVLAGWSLGGALAYACAIGLKRAGADVRFVGLIDLALPGEPIDQSKEGMRARWDRYALFAERTFNVEIPEIPYEELEKLDDEGQVKYVLDIVAQSGVQIPGGIIEHQRTSYLDNRALATIEIQPYDGHVTLYLADRYHDDAIVFEPAYATRKPDGGWGDYVDDLEVVPIGGEHIQAIDEPYIAKVGAHMSEALNRIEAKKETP; this comes from the coding sequence ATGACTGAAGCGCAAGATAATTCGCAGACCGACGGCAACTTGCCCGAGGTGTCCGGGTCGGCCTCGGACGCCGTTGCCCCCGCTCGTGGTGACATGACCGTCGCCGAGATGCGGGCATGGCTGCGCAACTGGGTCGCCAACGCCACGGGCCAGCCCGCGGACTCCATCAACGAATCGGCCCCGGTGGTCGAACTCGGGCTGTCCTCCCGTGACGCGGTGGCCATGGCCAGCGATATCGAGGATCTGACCGGCGTCACGCTGACCGCCACCGTGGTGTTCCGCAACCCCACCATCGAGGCGCTGGCCACCGTCATCGTCGAGGGTGAGCCCGAGCCCGTCGTCGACAACGACGAGGACTGGACCCGCGCACCCGGTGTCGAGGACATCGCGATCGTCGGGCTGGCCACCAGGTTCCCCGGTGATATGAACAGCGCCGAGGCGATGTGGGCGGCGTTGCTGGAGGGTCGCGACGCCAGCTCGGACCTGCCCGAGGGCCGCTGGTCGGAGTTCCTCGGTGAGCCGCGTATCGCCGAGCGGGTGGCCAAGGCGCACACCCGCGGCGGCTACCTCTCCGATATCAAGGGTTTCGACTCCGAGTTCTTCGCGCTGTCGAAGATGGAGGCCGACAACATCGATCCGCAGCAGCGGATGGCCCTCGAGCTCACCTGGGAGGCGCTCGAGCACGCGCGTATCCCGGCCTCGAGCCTGCGCGGCGGCGAAGTCGGTGTCTACGTGGGCAGCTCGAACAACGACTACATGTTCCTCGCCGTCGCCGACCCGACCACGGCGCACCCGTATGCCATCACCGGCACCACCAGCTCGATCATCGCCAACCGGGTGTCCTACTTCTACGACTTCCGCGGTCCGTCGGAGTCCATCGACACCGCATGCTCGTCCTCGCTGGTCGCCGCGCACCAGGGTGTGCGCGCGCTGCGCTCCGGTGAGATCGACGTCGCGATCGTCGGCGGCGTGAACGCCATGGTGACCCCGTTGGTCACCATCGGCTTCGACGAGGTCGGCGGGGTCCTGGCCCCGGACGGCCGGTGCAAGTCGTTCTCCTCGGATGCCAACGGCTACGCCCGATCCGAGGGCGGCGGCATGCTGGTGCTCAAGCGGGTTTCCGATGCGCGCCGCGACGGTGACGAGATCATCGCCGTCATCGCAGGCAGTGCGGTCAACCACGACGGCCGCTCCAACGGCATGCTGGCACCCAACCCGGATGCCCAGGAAGCGGTGCTGCGCAAGGCCTACAAGGACGCCGGGATCAATCCGCGCGATGTCGACTACATCGAGGCGCACGGCACCGGCACCATCCTGGGCGACCCGATCGAGGCCGACGCGCTCGGCCGGGTCGTCGGGCGCGGCCGTGCCGACGACAAACCTGCGCTGCTCGGTGCGGTGAAATCCAATGTGGGCCACCTGGAATCGGCGGCCGGCGCGGCCAGCCTTGCCAAGGCGGCGCTGTCGCTGCAGCACGACAAGCTGCCGCCGTCGATCAACTACGCGGGTCCCAACCCGTATATCGACTTCGACAAGGAACACCTCAAGGTCAACGACACCGTCTCGGACTGGCCCCGCTACAGCGGACACGCCATCGCGGGGGTGTCCGGTTTCGGCTTCGGCGGTGCCAACGCGCACCTGGTGCTGCGCGAGGTGCTGGCCTCAGATCTGGTCGAGCCCGAGCCGGAAAGTCCTGTCGCCGAAGACGAGTCGTCTGCTGCGCCCGATGCTGCCGATCAGCTGAATCTCAGCGGCCGGCGGATGGACGAATACGGCGAGTTCGTCGAGGACGAGCCCGAGTACCCCAGCTACGACGATGACAACTACGAACTGCCCGGCCTGACCGAGGAGGCCCAGCGCCTCATCGAGGAGGGCCGCGCCGCGCTCGCCGCCGCCGAGCCCGCCAGACCTGTTGTGCCGCTGTTTGTCTCGGGCTTTTTGACCTCCCGCAAGCGCAGCACCGCCGCCGAGCTCGCAGATTGGATCGACAGCGAGGCCGGGCGTGCCTCCTCGCTCGAATCGATCGGTCGTTCGCTGTCGCGGCGTAACCACGGCCGCTCTCGGGCCGTCGTGCTGGCCCACGACCACGACGAGGCCGTCAAGGGTCTGCGGGCGCTGGCCGATGGCAAGCAGAGCCCGCTGGTGCTGGCCGCCGATGGCCCGGTCACCAACGGCCCGGTGTGGGTGTTCGCCGGATTCGGTGCCCAGCACCGCAAGATGGGCAAGGACCTCTACCTGCGCGACGAGGTGTTTGCCGAGTGGATCAACAAGGTGGACGCCCTCATCCAGGACGAGCGCGGCTATTCGATCGTCGAGCTCATCCTCGACGATGCGATCGACTACACGGCAGAGACCTGCGAGTACCCGATCGAGGTCGTCCAGACGGTGATCTTCGCGCTGCAGATCGGGCTCGGTGAGCTGCTGCGCCACCACGGCGCCACACCCGGTGCGGTGGTGGGCCAGTCGCTCGGCGAGGCGGCCGCGGCCTACTTCTCCGGTGGCCTGTCACTGGCCGATGCCACCCGGACCATCTGCTCGCGCGCTCACCTGATGGGTGAGGGTGAGGCGATGCTGTTCGGTGAGTACATCCGGCTGATGGCGCTGGTCGAGTACTCGGCCGAGGAGATCACAACGGTCTTCTCCGATTTCCCCGGGCTGGAGGTGTGCGTCTACGCGGCACCGACCCAGACGGTGATCGGAGGTCCGCCCGAACAGATCGACGCGATCATCGAGCGCGCGGAATCGGAGGGCAAGTTCGCCCGCAAGCTGCAGACCAAGGGCGCCAGCCACACCCAGCAGATGGACCCGCTGCTCGGCGAGCTGTCCGCCGAGATCCAGGGTATCGAGGCCCGTCCTCTGCAGACCGGCTACTTCTCCACCGTGCACGAGGGCCAGTTCGTCCGGGCCGGAGCCGAACCCATCCACGATGTCGAGTACTGGAAGAAGGGGCTGCGCCACAGCGTCTACTTCACCCACGGCATCCGCAACGCCGTCGACAACGGGTACACCACCTTCCTGGAGCTCGCGCCGAATCCGGTGGCGCTCATGCAGGTCGGGCTGACGACGGCCAGCGCTGGGCTCCATGACGCGCAATTGATCGCGACGCTGGCGCGCAAGCAGGACGAGGTCGATTCGATGACCACGGCGCTGGCGCACCTGTACGTGTACGGCCACAACATGGATCCGCGGTCGCTGTTCCCGCGTCGTAGTCGAGGCCTGGCAGGTGCGCTGGACTTCGCCGATATCCCGCTGACCCGGTTCAAGCGCAAGGAGCACTGGCTCGACGCCCGCTTCACCGGGGACAGCTCGGTCGTCGCACCGGGCACCCATGTGGCCACCCCGGACGGCAGGCATGTCTGGGAGTACGCGCCCAGCGGCGCGGCCGATCTGGCCGGCCTGGTGAAGGCCGCTGCGACACAGGTGCTTCCGGATGCGGTGTTGACCGCCGCCGAGCAGCGTGCGGTGCCCGCGGACAACGCCCGGCTGGTGACGACGTTGACCCGCCATCCCGGTGGGGCGTCGGTGCAGGTGCACGCCCGTATCGAGGAGTCCTTCACCCTCGTCTACGACGCCATCGTCAGCCGCGGTGGTCAACAGACCGCGCTGCCGACGGCAGTCGGGGTGGGCACGGTTGCCGAGATCGCCGCTGCCGCACCGGTACCCGTCGAGGAGCCCGAAGAGAACAGCCCGGCCTTCGAGGCCGACAACCTCACCGCCGGGGCCAATCTGGGTTCGGATTTCGCGAAGTGGAACCCCGAATCGGGGGAGACGGTCGGGCAGCGGTTGGGCACCATCGTCGGCAGCGCCATGGGGTATGAGCCCGAGGATCTGCCCTGGGAGGTGCCGCTGATCGAGCTGGGCCTGGATTCGCTGATGGCGGTGCGCATCAAGAACCGGGTCGAGTACGACTTCGACATGCCGCCGATCCAGCTGACCGCGGTGCGTGACGCGAACCTGTACGCGGTGGAGAAGTTGATCCAGTACGCGATCGAGCACCGCGACGAGGTCAGCGCGTTGGCCGAGGCCCAGAAGGGGCAGTCCGCCGAGGAGATCGCGGCCGCGCAGGCCGAGCTGATGGGCGGGGCGACCACGGTCGCCGAGCTGGAGGCGAAACTCGCAGAGTCGGGACATCCCCTGGGTGACACCGAGAAGGAGACCACCGAGTCGCTGGCCGAGGTGGGTATCGAGATCCCGCCGCCGACCTCCGATGGCGCCGGTATCTCGGCTCCGATCTCTGATGTCGCCGATATCCCGGCTCCGCCAACGGATCCGAGCGGGCCCAAGAAGGCGACCGCCGCCGCGGCCGCGGCGAAGGTGCTCACCCAGGAGGCCGTCACCGAGGCGCTCGGCGCCGACGTGCCCCCACGTGATGCCGCCGAGCGTGTCACCTTCGCGACGTGGGCGATCGTCACCGGCAAGTCCCCTGGCGGCATCTTCAACGAGCTGCCCGATGTCGACGAGGCGACCGCGGCCAAGATGTCGGCCCGGCTGACCGAGCGGGCCGAAGGCCCGATCAGCGTCGAGCAGGTGCGGTCGGCCAAGACCATCGAGGAACTGGCCACCCACGTTCGCGACCAGCTCGAGGACGGACTCGTCGACGGTTTCGTGCGGACCCTGCGTCCGCCGACCGATGGATCGAAGGCGCTCCCTCTGTTCGTCTTCCATCCCGCCGGCGGATCGACGGTGGTCTACGAACCGCTGATCAAGCGGTTGCCCGCCGACATCCCGGTGTACGGCATCGAGCGGGTCGAGGGTTCCATCGAGGAGCGGGCCGCCGAGTACGTGCCCAAACTCCTTGAGCTGCATGACGGCCCGTTCGTACTGGCCGGGTGGTCCCTGGGCGGCGCGCTGGCGTATGCCTGCGCCATCGGCCTCAAGCGGGCCGGCGCCGATGTCCGATTCGTCGGTCTGATCGACCTGGCCCTGCCCGGCGAGCCGATCGACCAGTCCAAGGAGGGGATGCGGGCCCGTTGGGACCGTTACGCCCTGTTCGCCGAGCGCACCTTCAACGTCGAGATCCCGGAGATCCCTTACGAGGAACTGGAAAAGCTCGATGATGAGGGCCAGGTCAAGTACGTGCTCGACATCGTCGCCCAGAGCGGGGTGCAGATCCCCGGCGGCATCATCGAACACCAGCGCACCTCGTACCTGGACAACCGCGCGCTGGCCACCATCGAGATCCAGCCCTACGACGGCCACGTCACGCTGTATCTCGCCGACCGCTATCACGATGACGCCATCGTCTTCGAACCCGCCTACGCCACCCGTAAACCCGACGGCGGCTGGGGCGACTACGTCGACGATCTCGAGGTGGTACCCATCGGTGGTGAGCACATCCAGGCCATCGACGAGCCCTATATCGCCAAGGTCGGCGCGCACATGAGCGAAGCCCTCAACCGCATCGAAGCGAAGAAGGAAACCCCGTGA